In one Drosophila albomicans strain 15112-1751.03 chromosome X, ASM965048v2, whole genome shotgun sequence genomic region, the following are encoded:
- the LOC117572425 gene encoding uncharacterized protein LOC117572425, producing MSTASKCSKCQKETTSTALDAGLCVDCSPALAASPTAALGASPEEDAVKMEIDTDLTTNETMDDIDDQEKSTAEVKEEQQQQQAQQIISKAKSEDEQVANKAATSMDVESEAEAKPTPTATPSPRVGKITRSSLNGQRSPTVMKRLRKSTRSTRFKAKLTGRGGNAAAGNAANGHNGQSTGGGATGSMAGNVAGGAGKAQNNARSRRTLFKRPAQKTPRMQAATRFVKSVFYKGSYMQIGDIVSIVDSEQKVYYAQIRGLLVDAYCEKSAFLTWLIPTQDSPDPKEGFDPATYLIGPDEQLSRKLCFLEFIMHAPSNYYFDRTTPFPLPDVDDYTTHRTGGFIWTRLPVVKREREREREKEREKERERKAAA from the exons ATGTCAACAGCGAGCAAGTGCAGTAAGTGCCAAAAAGAGACGACAAGCACAGCATTGGATGCTGGGCTTTGCGTGGACTGCTCGCCAGCCCTGGCAGCGTCGCCAACTGCAGCCCTGGGCGCGTCACCTGAAGAAGATGCTGTAAAAATGGAGATTGACACAGACCTCACAACCAACGAGACGATGGACGATATCGACGACCAGGAGAAGTCCACAGCAGAGGTGAaggaggaacaacaacaacagcaggcacAGCAAATCATATCCAAGGCAAAGTCCGAGGATGAGCAGGTTGCCAACAAAGCAGCGACTTCCATGGACGTAGAGAGCGAGGCGGAAGCCAAGCCCACACCCACAGCCACGCCCTCACCCCGCGTGGGCAAGATCACACGCAGCAGCCTAAATGGCCAACGTTCGCCCACAGTAATGAAGCGTCTGCGAAAGAGCACGCGGAGCACACGCTTCAAGGCGAAACTAACGGGCCGCGGCGGCAATGCGGCCGCTGGCAACGCCGCCAATGGACACAATGGTCAGTCAACGGGCGGTGGAGCAACTGGCTCCATGGCGGGCAACGTAGCCGGCGGCGCTGGCAAGGCACAAAACAATGCGCGAAGTCGCCGGACACTGTTCAAGAGGCCGGCACAGAAGACACCGCGGATGCAGGCGGCGACGCGGTTCGTGAAGAGCGTTTTCTACAAGGGAAGCTACATGCAGATTGGCGATATCGTGAGCATCGTGGACAGCGAGCAGAAGGTGTACTATGCCCAGATTCGTGGCCTGCTCGTGGATGCGTACTGCGAGAAGTCGGCGTTCCTCACCTGGCTGATACCCACACAGGACAGTCCCGATCCCAAGGAGGGTTTCGATCCCGCCACCTACTTGATAG GTCCCGATGAGCAGCTTTCACGCAAGCTGTGCTTCCTGGAGTTCATCATGCATGCGCCGAGCAATTATTATTTCGATCGCACGACGCCATTCCCGCTGCCCGATGTCGATGACTACACCACGCATCGCACTGGCGGATTCATCTGGACGCGATTGCCTGTGGTGAAGCGGGAGAGGGAAAGGGAGCGGGAAAAGGAGCGAGAAAAGGAGCGGGAGCGCAAGGCGGCCGCATAG